In Actinomadura luteofluorescens, the sequence AGGACACGGAGCTGATCGTCCGGCTGCGGCTGGCGCACGCGCTGTGGCTGCTCGGCCGCGGCGCCGAGGCCGACCGCGAGCGCGACGCGGCGCTGGCGGTCGCGCAGGGGTCCACCCACGCCTACAGCCGGGCGGTCACCTGGCTGTGGGCGGCGGTCGACGCCGTGGACCGCGGGGACGACGCGCAGTTCCGCCGCCACGTGCGCGGCCTGGAGGCGGACCTGGTCGAGGACGCTCCGCGCCAGGTCCGCGTCCCCATGGAGCTGTTCGGCGGCTACCTCGACCTCCTCGCCGGACGGACGGGGCCGGGACTGGCGCGCCTGCGGCACTGCCGCGACCAAGTCGTCCACGGGGAGGCGCCCGCGCCGGGCCTGCCGGGCGTCGCGACGCGGTTGCTGCTGGAGGGGTACTCGCTGGCGGCGGAGCCGGCGGCCGGGCTGGCCCTCGCGGACGAGGCGCTCGGCATGGGACGCGGCGCGCGGCTGTGGGAGGCCGAGATCCGGCGGCTGCGCGCGACGTTCCTCGCCGCGCTCGGCGCACCGGACGGGGAGGTGGACGCGGAGCTGCGGCGGGCCCTCGCGGCGGCGCGCCGCCAGGGGCAGCGGGCGTTCGAGGAGCGGGTGCGCGGAACGCTCGCGGAACGCGGCCTTCGCCAGGATCGTGCCATCTGACGTCCGGAGGAGGAGTGATGGCCACGATCGACCCGGTGGGCGCGCTGCGCGGCGCGTTCTCCGGCACGGTTCTGCTGCCCGGCGAGCCCGGTTACGACGAGGGGCGCCGCGTCTTCAACGCGATGATCGACCGCCGGCCGGCGGCGATCGCCCGGTGCGCCGACGCGGCCGACGTCGCGGCGGCCGTCGGCGCCGCCCGCGAGAACGATCTCATCGTGGCGGTCCGCTGCGGCGGCCACAGCATCGCGGGGCTCGGCACCTGCGACGACGGCATGCTGATCGACCTGAGCGGGCTCAGGACGACCAGCGTGGACCTCGCGGCACGGACGGCGACGGCGGGCGGCGGCGTCCTGTGGGGCGAGTACGACGCGGCCACCCAGGAGTTCGGGATGCACAGCCCCGGCGGGCGCGTGACCACCACCGGCATCGGCGGTTTCACGACCGGCGGCGGCTACGGCTGGACGTCGTCCAAGTACGGGCTGGCCTGCGACAGCCTCGTCTCGGCCGAGGTGGTGCTCGCCGACGGGAGCATCGTGCGGGCCAGCGAGCGGGAGAACCCTGAGCTGTTCTGGGGGATCCGGGGCGGCGGCGGCAACTTCGGCGTCGTCACCGAGTTCGAGTTCCGGCTCGACGCCCTGGGCCCGACCGTCTTCGCCGGGCTGACCCTCTTCCCGATGGAGCGCGCCCTGGAGACCATGCGGGGTTGGCGCGACTGGGCGGACACCGTGCCCGACGAGGTGTCCACCGCGTGCGCCGTCATGACCGCGCCGCCGGAACCGTTCGTCCCGCCGGACCTGCAGGGCAAGCCGGTGTTCGGCGTGCTCGCGATGTACGTCGGCGCCCCTGAGCTCGGCGAGGAGGCGATGCGCCCGCTCCGCGACCTCCGGCCGGTCGTCGACCTCCTCGCGCCGATGCCCTACCTCGACTTCCAGGCCATCATCGACCCGATCGCCCCGCCCGGCTTCCGGGGCTACTGGCGCGGCGAGTACATGCGCGAACTGGGTGACGACGCCGTCGACACGTTCCTCTCCCACGCCGGCGGGATGGCCGGACGCGGCGCCCCGATGTCCCAGATGGTCGTCTTCCGCATCGGCCAGGGCGTCGCGAAGGTGCCGGACGAGGCGACGGCGTTCTCCCACCGCGACGCCCGCTACCTGTTCCACCCGATCTCGGTGTGGTCGGACCCGTCCGACGACGAAACGAGGATCGCCGAGACCCGCGCGTTCGCGTCGGCCATGCGGCCGTTCGGCACGGGAGCGTCCTACCTCAACTTCACGGCGGAGGGGAACCGCGTCAGGGACGCCTACGGAGAGGAGAAGTACGCGCGGCTGGTCGCGCTCAAGGACTCCTACGACCCGACCAACCTGTTCCGCCTCAACCAGAACATCCGTCCGACGCACCCGGCTGAACCCGCGCTCGCGTGACGCGGGCCGCCTCGTTCACCGGGTCTCCTGAGGGACGGGTGAGGTCGGAGGGGCTGGCGAGCGCTCTGGGCACGGTCTAGGCTGCCTTGCCAGTCGGATCGTCCGGCTTGTCCGGCAATGCGGTCCGTCGTCCGAGACCTCGGCCCCGCCGCACAGGGGGCCCGATGGAGAGGAGACCCTCCGCATGATCTTCCTGGGACTGCTGGTCGCGCTCGCCGCCGGCGCGGTCGGCGTCGCCGTCGTGCTGGACAACCCGGGCGCGGCACGGTTGACCCTGTTCGGCGACGAGGTCCCCGGAGTCACCTCGCAGTGGCAGGTCTTCATGGCCGGCGCCGTGGTCGCCATCCTGTTCATGGCGGGGATGATGGTCGCGTCCCTGGGGTTCCGGCGCGCGATGAACATGCGGCGCGAGTTGCGGGACCTGCGGGACGAGCACGAGGAGTCCCTGCAGACGCTGGAGATGGAACGGCGCAAGCTCCAGCAGGCGCTGGCCCAGGCCCGGCGCGGGATGGACGACCCGGCCTCCGTCCCCGCACAGCGCGTCGCGCCCAACTGACCGCGCTACTCCGGAGCCTCCTGCAGAAGGACGGCCAGAAGGTCAAGTGCGCCGCGCTTGTCCAAGGGGTCGTTGCCGTTACCGCACTTGGGTGACTGGATGCAGGACGGGCAGCCCGAATCGCACTCGCAGGACGCGATGGCGTCGCGGGTAGCGCGTAGCCAGGACGCGGCGTCGCCGTAGCCGCGTTCGGCGAATCCCGCGCCGCCTTCATGGCCGTCGTAGACGAAGACCGTGAGCAGCCCGGTATCGGGATGGACGGCCGTAGAGACGCCGCCGATGTCCCAGCGGTCGCACGTGGCGAACAAGGGGAGCAGGCCGATCGAGGCATGTTCGGCGGCGTGGGCGGCGCCTGCCAGGTCGAGGTCGTCCAAACGCGCGATTTGGGCTTCGGAGAGCGTCCAATACACAGCGCGCGTACGGAGAGTCCGTGGCGGCAGGTCCAGAGGCTTCTCGCCGAGCATCTCCCCTGTCTGCAAGCGGCGCATCTGGTACGCGACGACTTGTCGGGTGACTTCGACGGTTCCGAAGCTGAGCGTGGCCTCGCCCCAGGAGACCGAGCGGAGCCGCTCCACGATGCTGATGTCGGTGACGTCGCGGGCGGTGGTCGAGTAGTCGGGGTCCGCCGCCTCGACGAGCGCGACGGAGTCGTCCAGGTCGAGGGTCTGGACGATGAACGACTCGCCCTGGTGGATGTAGACGGCCCCCTCGTGGACGGTGGTGTGCGCGGACGGCTCGTCCACTGTGCCGAGGAGCCGTCCGGTGGACGCCTCGACGACCTGGACGGGGGCGCCGCCCGCGCCCCGGATGTCGGCCAGGTCGCAGGCCCTGTCGCGGCGCGTCCAGTACCAGCCGGCGGGTCGGCGGCGCAGGAAACCGCGCCGCACCAGGTCCGGCAGCAGGTCGGCGGTCGCGGGCCCGAAGAGCGGCAGGTCGTCCTCGGTGAGCGGCATCTCGGACGCCGCCGCGCACAGGTGCGGTTCGAGGACGTACGGGTTGTCGGGGTCGAGCACGGTGGCCTCGACCGGCGTCCCGAAGATCGCCTCGGGGTGGTGGACGAGGAACGTGTCGAGCGGGTCGTCGCGGGCCACCAGGACGGACAGGGCCGCCTGCCCGGAACGTCCGGCACGTCCGGCCTGCTGCCAGAGGGACGCGCGGGTGCCCGGCCATCCGCAGACCAGGACGGCGTCGAGCCCGGAGACGTCCACACCGAGCTCCAGAGCGTTCGTGCTCGCCAAGCCGACGATCGAGCGCGAACGCAGGGCGGCCTCCAGAGCGCGCCGTTCCTCAGGCAGATAACCGGCACGGTAGGCGGCGACCTGCTCGGCCAAGCCGGGAGCCACCTCGTGCAGAGCGCGCTTGGCGCTGAGCGCCACCGACTCTGCGCCGCGCCTGGACCGGACGAAGGCAAGCGTCTGAACGCCCTCGACGACAAGGTCTGCCAAGAGGTCGCCGGCTTCGGCGGTCGCCGTACGTCGAACGGGTGCGCCCTGCTCGCCGCGCAGGTCCGTCAGTGGCGGCTCCCAGAGGGCGAACGTGGCGGGACCGCGCGGAGAGGCATCGTCGTCCACGGCCACCACATCAAGGCCGGTAAGACGGGACGCCGCCGCGGCGGGCTCCGACGCGGTGGCCGAAGCGAGGATGAACGTGGGGGACGCGTGGTACCGCTCGCACACCCGGCGCAGGCGCCGCAGAACCTGCGCGACATGCGACCCGAATACGCCGCGATAACCGTGGGCCTCGTCGATGACGACATAGCGGAGGCGCCGCAGAAAGGACGACCACCGGGCATGCCCGGGAAGGAGCGACCTGTGCAGCATGTCCGGGTTGGTCAGCACGTAGTTGGCGTGCTGCCGGACCCACGTCCGCTCGTCCTGCGGCGTGTCCCCGTCGTAGGTCGCTGCGCGCACCCGCGTGAGGCGCAGAGAGCGCAGCGCGCGGAGCTGGTCGGCGGCCAGAGCCTTGGTCGGGGAGAGATAGAGGACCGTCCCCTCCTGGCGAGGGTTCTCCTCGCCCGCGTAGATCGCCTCCACGCAGGGCAGCAGGTAGGCCAGCGACTTGCCGGACGCCGTCCCTGTGGCGATGATCACAGAGCGTCCGGCGCGGGCATGCTCCGCCGCCGCGGACTGGTGCTCCCACGGGGAGGGGATGCCGGCGGCGGCCAGCCGCTCCACCAGCAGCGGAGTCGACCAGGAAGGCCACGCCGCCCGGCGTCCCTCACGTGCCGGAACGCTTTCCACATGGGTGATGCGCTCGCGCCGTGCCGGGTCGGCGAGCAGCCGGTCCAGGGGAGTTGAGGATCTTTGGGCGCCCATCAGGTTTTCAGTGTGCCAGCCGGGGCAAAACTACGGGAACGCCCCGGCGCCGGAGGGCCTGTTCCCCCTGCTCTGACCCTGAGATCAGCAGGTCAGACGGGATGGCGCGAACTTTCGCCCGTGTGGGCGATTACGTGCGTACACGGCGCCGGAGCGTGGTTGAATCACGGCGAAGTCCCGGCGGTCGGCGCCCTGCCCAAGGGGCTCGGACGCCGGCATCGGATAGTGCTGCACGGCGCGTGGAGGATCTGTGGATCTGAAGGTTAACGACTACACCACCGACGATGGCCTCACCGTCATCAACGTGGAGGGCGAGATCGACGTCTACACGGCGCCGAAGCTTCGCGAGAAGCTCATCGACCTGGTCAACAAGGGCAAGTTCCACCTGCTCGTGGACATGGAGAAGGTGGAGTTCCTCGACTCGACCGGCCTCGGCGTCCTCGTCGGCGGACTGAAGCGGGTGCGCGCCCACGACGGCTCGCTGGAACTCGTGTGCACCCAGGAGCGCATCCTCAAGATCTTCCGGATCACGGGGTTGACCAAGGTCTTCGGCATCCACGACTCGATCGCCGAGGCCGAGGAGAAGCGCAAGGGCGCCAAGTAGGCGGCCCGCGGCTGAAATGTCGACCGTTGAACTGTCCTTCAGCGCGCTGCCCGTCCACGTCCGGACCGCCCGGCTGATCGTGACCGCCGTCGCCCGCCGCAGCGGCGTCGCCGAACCCCTGCTGGACGAGGTCCGGCTCGCGGTCGCCGAAGCATGCTCCCGGGCCGTGGAAGCGCACCGCCGGCACTGCCCGGACGAACCCGTCCGCCTCGAACTGCGCGGCGAGAAAGGCCGCTTCGAGGTGATCGTCAGCGACACCGTCCCCGGCGACCTCTCCCCGGAGGGGCTCCCGGCAACCGCCGCGGACGATGAAGACGACGAGTACGGCCTCGGCGAGGGCACCGCCGAACTCGGCCTGGCCGTCATCGCCGGGCTCGCCGACGACGTGGAGATCGCCAACACGCCCAAGGGGGTCCAGATACGGATGAGCTGGCCGGCAGAAGCCGAAGCGAGCATCTAGTAGCGGTGCCTTGCTGCTTCGGGCTCTAGAGGCTCGAAGGAGCAAGGCACTGTGTTTGTTGCAGTGCTCTCCTCCTTCGGGCCTGGGGGCCCTCCATCGTCGAGTACTGCGGGCGATCGCTGGCATCGCTCCGTCTCGCCTTGCGGCTCGCTGCGCGATCAGGTTCTTGCTTCGCTCGAACCTGCCTTCGGACGCGATCGCGACCATTGAGGTTGTCGCGTGGTTGCTGTGTCGGCTGAGGTCGGCGCAGTAGACGGTTTCCGTCGTCGTGTCCAGTACTTCCTTCTCCGGGCGCTGCGCGCCCGCCCTCCCCATCGGTCCGGTGCGGCCATCGGTCCGGGGCGCTCGTCGGTTTGCGTCCGGGGGGCCGGTGCGGCCGTCGAGACGGTGTGCCTGTGGGGACGGTGGGGTTGTTGGTCCGGTTGCTTATCGGTTCGGTGTTGGGCGAGTGTCGGCATCGACCCGGCTCGGGTGACGGTTTGTCGCATGCGCACGTTGCTCTTTCACCTGGATCTGCCTCCGACCGTTCTGCCGACTGGATGGCAGGCTCATGAGCGTGTCCCTCTAGAGGTGTGGCCCGGTGGCCGGTCGCCGGGACTTTCGATCGGCACCCTGCCGTCCGGTGGGGTCGGGCGGTGGGTCAGCTCGACAGGTCTGGGCGCCGCGTGGTTGTTCGGGGGGAACGCGCCGGGTTTGTCCGGTCGGCCGTGGCGACCGGTTTCTGGGCGCGGTGCGCGAGCCGTGTGGGGCAGGACGCCGTTCCGGTTGGTCGCGGGCCTGGGCTTGTAGCGGGAGCACGGTTGCCCCCTTGTGCGCCTCATCGGGCGCCTCGTGTGCCCGTCCGGCAGGTCCGCGGCGGAGCGCCTCCTGGCTTGGTCTGGGCTTGCTGAGCGCGCCGGTGGGCTGTCGGGCGTGTGTGCCCCTTGGTGCCTCTGCTGCGGCTTCGTTGGGCTGATGACGGTCAGGCTGGGGGCGTGGTGACCGTGTGTGAGCACGGGTGGGGGCGCCGTGGGGCTCGTGGGGCCGGTGGTGCCTGTGGGTGTGAGATTCTCTTGTGATCATCGGGGATTCGACCCGATTTGGGTCTAGACATATTCCGTGTTAATGCCTAGCTTGAATGCGGACGCCGGTGGTCGTGCCGATGTGCCGGTCATGCCCTGTGCTCGTCAAGGTATCGGCGGGGTAATGAAAGCCTGGCCCGGCCTGACCTGGGACGATGCCGTCCGATCAGGCCAATGGGTCAATTTCTGGCGTATCGCGTGTTTCATTTCGGCGACATCTTCATGAAGGGCGTCGCGGCCTTAACATTCGACTTACGCGTGCGTAGACTCCCGGCACCCGCGTTGCCGTGCGAGGCGTTCGAAATCGTGACTCGTGGGGTACGCGGTAAAGATCGCTTTTATGTCGGTCGCGATCGCAACGCCCCTGTCGAGGAGGACGGATGCCCGGGTTTTCCCTGTCAGACCCGGCCAGCGCTGAAGTGGATCTCGGCGGCGGCGACCTTTCCCTGGTCGTCGTCGTCGCCGTGGTCGCACTGCTCGCACTGGCCGTCGCCGCGGGTCTCGTACGCGACGTCCTGGCCGCCGGCCAGGGCACCGCCAAGATGCAAGAGATCGCGCGCGCCGTTCAGGTGGGCGCGGGCGCCTACCTGAAACGCCAGTTCCGCACGGTCGCGATCTTCGTGGTCCTGATCCCGCTCCTCCTGCTGCTCCTGCCCGCCGACTCCACCGGCGAGCGGATCGGCCGGTCCGTCTTCTTCGTCATCGGCGCGATCTTCTCCGCGGTCACCGGGTTCACCGGCATGTGGCTGGCCGTCCGGGGCAACGTCCGGGTCGCCGCGGCCGCCCGCGAGGAGGGCGGCGAGAAGACCGCGATGCGGATCGCCTTCCGCACCGGCGGCGTCGCCGGCATGTTCACCGTCGGCCTCGGCCTGTTCGGCGCCGCCGTCGTGGTCCTGGCCTACCAGGGCGACGCGCCGAAGGTGCTGGAGGGCTTCGGCTTCGGCGCCGCGCTGCTCGCCATGTTCATGCGGGTCGGCGGCGGCATCTTCACCAAGGCCGCCGACGTCGGCGCCGACCTGGTCGGCAAGGTCGAGCAGGGCATCCCCGAGGACGACCCGCGCAACGCGGCGACGATCGCCGACAACGTGGGCGACAACGTCGGCGACTGCGCCGGCATGGCCGCCGACCTGTTCGAGTCGTACGCGGTCATGCTCGTCGCGGCGCTGATCCTCGGCACCGCGGCGTTCGGCAACCAGGGCCTGGTGTTCCCGCTGATCGTGCCGATGATCGGCGTGATCACCGCGGTGATCGGCATCTTCGCGGTGGCGCCCCGGGCCGGGGACCGCTCCGGGATGACCGCGATCAACCGGGGCTTCTTCATCTCCGCGGCGATCTCGGCCGTCCTCGTGGCGGTCGCCGCGTTCGTGTACCTGCCCTCGTCCTTCGCGGAGCTGGACGGCGTCCGCGACAAGGCCATCGCCGGCCTGGACGCCGACCCGCGCTGGGTGGCGCTCGGCTCCGTCCTGATCGGCATCGTGCTCGCCAGCGCGATCCAGCTGCTCACCGGTTACTTCACCGAGACCAACCGCAAGCCGGTCAAGGAGGTCACCGACAGCGCCCGGACGGGGCCCGCCACCGTCATCCTGTCGGGCATCTCGCTCGGCCTGGAGTCCGCCGTCTACACCGCGCTGGTGATCGGCGCCGCCGTGTACGGGGCGTTCCTGCTCGGCTTCGGCAACACCACCGTTGCGCTGTTCGCGGTGGCGATGGCCGGCACCGGGCTGCTCACCACCGTCGGCGTGATCGTCTCGATGGACACCTTCGGGCCCGTCTCCGACAACGCCCAGGGCATCGCCGAGATGTCCGGGGACGTCCAGGGCGAGGCCGCCTCGGTGCTCGAGCGGCTGGACGCGGTCGGCAACACCACCAAGGCCATCACCAAGGGCATCGCGATCGCGACGGCGGTGCTCGCGGCGACGGCGCTGTTCGGCTCGTTCCGCACGACGGTGATCGAGGCGCTCGCCGGCGCCTCGAAGGGCGCCAAGGACGCGATCGGCGCCGACTTCCTGAACTTCAACCTGTCGATCGCGAGCCCGAACGTGCTGATCGGGCTCATCGTCGGCGCGGCCGTGGTGTTCATGTTCTCCGGTCTGGCGATCATGGCGGTGGGCCGCGCGGCCGGCCGGGTCGTGGTCGAGGTGCGCGAGCAGTTCCGCACCAAGCCCGGGATCATGGACTACACCGAGAAGCCCGACTACGACCGGGTCGTGGACATCTGCACCCGGGACGCGCAGCGCGAACTCGCCACCCCGGGCCTGCTGGCCATCATGACGCCGATCGCGGTCGGCTTCGCGCTCGGGTACGCGCCCCTCGGGGCCTTCCTCGGCGGCGCCATCGCGGCGGGCGTGCTGATGGCGGTGTTCCTCGCGAACGCCGGCGGCGCCTGGGACAACGCCAAGAAGGTCGTCGAGGAGGGCTACCTCGGCGGCAAGGGCAGCGAGGCGCACGAGGCCACGATCATCGGCGACACGGTCGGCGACCCCTTCAAGGACACCGCCGGCCCCGCGATCAACCCGCTGATCAAGGTGATGAACCTGGTCGCGCTGCTGATCGCGGACGCGGTGGTGACCTACGCGGGCAACACCCCGCTGCGCGTCGGCGTCACGGTGCTGTCGGTCGGGGTCGTCGTCGCGGCGATCGTGATCTCCAAGCGGCGCGCCGACCCGATCGGGGACTCGTCCGCCGATCCCGCCGTCGAGGGCGGCAGGCCGGGGCCGGACGCCGCCAAGAGCGGCGAGGCCGCTGGCGCGCTCGACGGAGGTGCTCCGAAAGAGGCCGCGGTAGGCGCCGAAGGCGCGGGGGGTCGTCCCTCCTCCAACAGCGCCGTGGAGGCCGAGGCCGAGCCGGACGCCGAGGAGTCGTCCGCGGGCAAGTCCTGACCGGCTGAACGGGAGGGGCCGGTGGCGACGCGCCACCGGCCCCTTCCGCGTCCCCGGGGGGCCCGTCCGACCATCCCGGGCCCGGTCGTACGCTGTACGGGAGGGCGGGACGTCCCGCCCCCGACCCAGCGGATCGATCTCGGGAGGCGGCCGTGGCGAGCGGCGGCGGCAAGCGGACGATGTCGGGGCCCAAGGGCTTCGCGATCGTGATCGGCGGAATGTTCGGCATCATGGCCGTGCTGTGGACCCTGGCGGCCCTCGCGGCCCCCTAATGTGACGGCCATGCCCACGCTCATCGTTCTCCGCCACGCCAAGGCCGAAGCCGGCCTCGGCATACCCGACATCGATCGCAAGCTCACCGATCGCGGGCGCCGCGACGCGGCCGCGGCCGGGGACTGGCTGCGCGCGAACGGTCTCGTCCCCGAGCGGGTCCTGTGCTCGCCCGCCGCGCGGACCCGGGAGACCCTCGCCCGCCTGGCGCTGGACGCGGAGACCGCCTTCGAGCCCGGCATCTACGACAACGACCCCGACGGGCTCCGCACCCTCGTCTCCGAGACGCCGGGCGCCGGCACCCTCCTGCTGGTCGGGCACAACCCGTCCGTGCACCACCTCGTGCACGACCTGACGGGCCAGGCCCCCGACTCCTTCCCGACCTGCGGCCTCGCCGTGATCGACTTCCCGCCGGGTGACTGGGCGGACGTCCGGACCGGCCTCGGGACGCTGCGCACCGTCCACACGCCCAAGGACTGACGGCTCACGGGCGCGGCTCGGCGGCCTCCAGGGACGACGCGATGACCTGGTTCACGTCGCGGCGCAGCTCCCCGATCGTGTGGCGGGTCCCGGAGACCTGCAGCAGGGCGTGCCGGAGCGGGGTGAGCTCGTCGGGGCCGATGCCCTCCTTGATCTCGGCGCGGCGCCGCCGGGTCAGCGTGGACAGGTAGGAGTCGAGCTCGGCGAGCTCCTCGGCGAGCTCCTCCACGGGCGTGCCGGCCTCCGGGTCGCGCTCCCCCGGCTCCTCCAGCAGGTCGCCCGCCTCCTCCAGCTGGTCGGCGAGGCGGTCGAGGATCTCGGGGATCGGCCCGGTGTCCACGGCCCGCTCCCGGGACATCTTCGCGACCGCGATGAGGTGGTCGCGGGCGCGGTGCGCGGCGGCCACGGCCCTGCGCAGCCGGTCGATCAGGTCGAGGTCGGGCACCCGCTCGTGGCCGAGCCTGGTCCGGGTCTCGGCGACCGCCTCCGCCGCCCGCTCCGCCGTCACGATCGTGTCGTGCGGGAGCCGGGTCCGCTCCCCGGCGAGGACGTCCGCCGTCGTCCGGACGAGCCCGGCGTGCGTGCGCATGAGCCCTTCGAGCTGGCCCGGCAGCCGTTCGAGGTGCCCGGCCGGCCACAGCAGCAGGACGGCGAGGTAGGCCATCAGCGACCCGGCGAGCGTGAGGCCGATCCGTTCGCCCGCGATGCGCCAGTCGGCGGGCGCGGAGAAGTCCAGCAGCATCATCGCCAGCGGCGTCCCGAACAGGGCCCAGTAGGAGAAGTTCACCGACCGCATCGCGAACCCGGCCCCCGCGAAGCAGAACGCGATCACCGCGACGGTGGGCTGCCCGGGCGCGAGCGTCAGGATGACCGCGGCGACGGCGGCGCCGGCCGCGGTGCCCCCGACGCGCTGGACGAGCCGGTCCACGGTCTCGCCGTAGGTGGCGCGCAGGCTCAGCATCGCGGTGATCGTCAACCAGTGGCCGTGCGGGATCGCCAGCGCGGCGGTGAGCGCCATCGACACCACGGCCGTCACGTACACCCGCGACACCTGCCGGAACGTCGGGGAGCGCGTGCGGACGGCGCGGCGCACCCGGTCCCAGACCGGCATCGGGTCGAGCGTGCCCGGCATCCGCGGCACCGTGAACCCGATGCGCAGCCCGCCCGCGACGAGGCGGCGCGTGGAGGCGACCTCGCCGGCGATGCGGTCGACGGAGCGGCGCACCTGGCCGATCAGCGCGACCGCCACCAGGTCCTCGTCGCCGGCGAGCCCGGCGCGCCTGATCTGCTCGGCGGCGCGGACCATCCGCCGGACGGCGGCGGACTCCTCGCGGCCGAGGGGCGCCTCTCCCGCCGTCGCGATCGCCCCGGACAGCAGCCGCAGCCGCGCCGCGAGCGCCGAGATCGCCGTCTGCGTCTCCATCTGCCACTCGCGGTCCGGCGGGTAGTTCTTCGCCGCCTCCAGGACGGCCTGGAGCGTCACCGTCTCGTGCAGGACGCGTCCCAGCGCGTCGATGACCCGCTCCGGCCTCGTGGGTTCATTCCCCGCCCGCCCCGACCGGTACAGCTTGTAGGTGGCCCGCGCCGCCGTCAGCGACTCCGACGCCGCCCGCCGCTTGGCCTCCCAGTCGGGGATGCGGGTGACCGCCAGCAGGTCGGGGTTCGTCAGCTCGACGGCGTCGAGGGGCCCCGCGTCGGGGGCGCCGACGTCCTGCGCCACGGCGTCCAGTGCCTCGGCGACCGCGTCCGCCGACTCGCTCAGCGCCTCCCGCAGCGGCCGCAG encodes:
- a CDS encoding FAD-binding oxidoreductase, translating into MATIDPVGALRGAFSGTVLLPGEPGYDEGRRVFNAMIDRRPAAIARCADAADVAAAVGAARENDLIVAVRCGGHSIAGLGTCDDGMLIDLSGLRTTSVDLAARTATAGGGVLWGEYDAATQEFGMHSPGGRVTTTGIGGFTTGGGYGWTSSKYGLACDSLVSAEVVLADGSIVRASERENPELFWGIRGGGGNFGVVTEFEFRLDALGPTVFAGLTLFPMERALETMRGWRDWADTVPDEVSTACAVMTAPPEPFVPPDLQGKPVFGVLAMYVGAPELGEEAMRPLRDLRPVVDLLAPMPYLDFQAIIDPIAPPGFRGYWRGEYMRELGDDAVDTFLSHAGGMAGRGAPMSQMVVFRIGQGVAKVPDEATAFSHRDARYLFHPISVWSDPSDDETRIAETRAFASAMRPFGTGASYLNFTAEGNRVRDAYGEEKYARLVALKDSYDPTNLFRLNQNIRPTHPAEPALA
- a CDS encoding DEAD/DEAH box helicase; the protein is MGAQRSSTPLDRLLADPARRERITHVESVPAREGRRAAWPSWSTPLLVERLAAAGIPSPWEHQSAAAEHARAGRSVIIATGTASGKSLAYLLPCVEAIYAGEENPRQEGTVLYLSPTKALAADQLRALRSLRLTRVRAATYDGDTPQDERTWVRQHANYVLTNPDMLHRSLLPGHARWSSFLRRLRYVVIDEAHGYRGVFGSHVAQVLRRLRRVCERYHASPTFILASATASEPAAAASRLTGLDVVAVDDDASPRGPATFALWEPPLTDLRGEQGAPVRRTATAEAGDLLADLVVEGVQTLAFVRSRRGAESVALSAKRALHEVAPGLAEQVAAYRAGYLPEERRALEAALRSRSIVGLASTNALELGVDVSGLDAVLVCGWPGTRASLWQQAGRAGRSGQAALSVLVARDDPLDTFLVHHPEAIFGTPVEATVLDPDNPYVLEPHLCAAASEMPLTEDDLPLFGPATADLLPDLVRRGFLRRRPAGWYWTRRDRACDLADIRGAGGAPVQVVEASTGRLLGTVDEPSAHTTVHEGAVYIHQGESFIVQTLDLDDSVALVEAADPDYSTTARDVTDISIVERLRSVSWGEATLSFGTVEVTRQVVAYQMRRLQTGEMLGEKPLDLPPRTLRTRAVYWTLSEAQIARLDDLDLAGAAHAAEHASIGLLPLFATCDRWDIGGVSTAVHPDTGLLTVFVYDGHEGGAGFAERGYGDAASWLRATRDAIASCECDSGCPSCIQSPKCGNGNDPLDKRGALDLLAVLLQEAPE
- a CDS encoding STAS domain-containing protein, coding for MDLKVNDYTTDDGLTVINVEGEIDVYTAPKLREKLIDLVNKGKFHLLVDMEKVEFLDSTGLGVLVGGLKRVRAHDGSLELVCTQERILKIFRITGLTKVFGIHDSIAEAEEKRKGAK
- a CDS encoding ATP-binding protein; translated protein: MSTVELSFSALPVHVRTARLIVTAVARRSGVAEPLLDEVRLAVAEACSRAVEAHRRHCPDEPVRLELRGEKGRFEVIVSDTVPGDLSPEGLPATAADDEDDEYGLGEGTAELGLAVIAGLADDVEIANTPKGVQIRMSWPAEAEASI
- a CDS encoding sodium-translocating pyrophosphatase; translated protein: MPGFSLSDPASAEVDLGGGDLSLVVVVAVVALLALAVAAGLVRDVLAAGQGTAKMQEIARAVQVGAGAYLKRQFRTVAIFVVLIPLLLLLLPADSTGERIGRSVFFVIGAIFSAVTGFTGMWLAVRGNVRVAAAAREEGGEKTAMRIAFRTGGVAGMFTVGLGLFGAAVVVLAYQGDAPKVLEGFGFGAALLAMFMRVGGGIFTKAADVGADLVGKVEQGIPEDDPRNAATIADNVGDNVGDCAGMAADLFESYAVMLVAALILGTAAFGNQGLVFPLIVPMIGVITAVIGIFAVAPRAGDRSGMTAINRGFFISAAISAVLVAVAAFVYLPSSFAELDGVRDKAIAGLDADPRWVALGSVLIGIVLASAIQLLTGYFTETNRKPVKEVTDSARTGPATVILSGISLGLESAVYTALVIGAAVYGAFLLGFGNTTVALFAVAMAGTGLLTTVGVIVSMDTFGPVSDNAQGIAEMSGDVQGEAASVLERLDAVGNTTKAITKGIAIATAVLAATALFGSFRTTVIEALAGASKGAKDAIGADFLNFNLSIASPNVLIGLIVGAAVVFMFSGLAIMAVGRAAGRVVVEVREQFRTKPGIMDYTEKPDYDRVVDICTRDAQRELATPGLLAIMTPIAVGFALGYAPLGAFLGGAIAAGVLMAVFLANAGGAWDNAKKVVEEGYLGGKGSEAHEATIIGDTVGDPFKDTAGPAINPLIKVMNLVALLIADAVVTYAGNTPLRVGVTVLSVGVVVAAIVISKRRADPIGDSSADPAVEGGRPGPDAAKSGEAAGALDGGAPKEAAVGAEGAGGRPSSNSAVEAEAEPDAEESSAGKS
- a CDS encoding SixA phosphatase family protein → MPTLIVLRHAKAEAGLGIPDIDRKLTDRGRRDAAAAGDWLRANGLVPERVLCSPAARTRETLARLALDAETAFEPGIYDNDPDGLRTLVSETPGAGTLLLVGHNPSVHHLVHDLTGQAPDSFPTCGLAVIDFPPGDWADVRTGLGTLRTVHTPKD
- a CDS encoding FUSC family protein → MLRRARGAYAQVHGQAAPFYGLAAALAVTVPLLVGALTGRAAQGSMIALGAYLVALRAPEGPYGARARNLTVGVLIVAVGSGVGGLLSGHLWLAVIVVPPLVALGVAVPRIGSTAGLAVLLSAVRPPSADVVNIGLLELVGGLLTAALLLAPWPARRLRPLREALSESADAVAEALDAVAQDVGAPDAGPLDAVELTNPDLLAVTRIPDWEAKRRAASESLTAARATYKLYRSGRAGNEPTRPERVIDALGRVLHETVTLQAVLEAAKNYPPDREWQMETQTAISALAARLRLLSGAIATAGEAPLGREESAAVRRMVRAAEQIRRAGLAGDEDLVAVALIGQVRRSVDRIAGEVASTRRLVAGGLRIGFTVPRMPGTLDPMPVWDRVRRAVRTRSPTFRQVSRVYVTAVVSMALTAALAIPHGHWLTITAMLSLRATYGETVDRLVQRVGGTAAGAAVAAVILTLAPGQPTVAVIAFCFAGAGFAMRSVNFSYWALFGTPLAMMLLDFSAPADWRIAGERIGLTLAGSLMAYLAVLLLWPAGHLERLPGQLEGLMRTHAGLVRTTADVLAGERTRLPHDTIVTAERAAEAVAETRTRLGHERVPDLDLIDRLRRAVAAAHRARDHLIAVAKMSRERAVDTGPIPEILDRLADQLEEAGDLLEEPGERDPEAGTPVEELAEELAELDSYLSTLTRRRRAEIKEGIGPDELTPLRHALLQVSGTRHTIGELRRDVNQVIASSLEAAEPRP